Proteins from a genomic interval of Xiphias gladius isolate SHS-SW01 ecotype Sanya breed wild chromosome 23, ASM1685928v1, whole genome shotgun sequence:
- the efemp2a gene encoding EGF-containing fibulin-like extracellular matrix protein 2a, with protein MQGACVSNLCVCICVSVLLRTAISQPPTESDTYTECTDGYHWDPQTEHCKDINECETIPDACKGEMKCFNHYGGYLCLPRSASVIPAPEPPITPTEPFNPCPLGYEPQGESCVDVDECERDEHDCQPSQQCINTLGAFTCQCPDGYRKVGTECIDIDECRYRYCQHRCVNVPGSFSCQCEPGFQLAGNNRSCIDVNECDMGAPCSQRCYNTYGTFLCRCDQGYELGPDGFACNDIDECSYSSYLCQYQCVNEPGKFSCVCPEGYQLLGTRLCQDINECETGEHQCTETQTCVNIHGRYQCVDTNRCQDPYIQVSENRCVCPVSKPACRDLPFSIVHRYMTITSERSVPSDIFQIQATSVSPGAYNTFRIRSGDENGDFYIRQINNISAMLVLARAVSGPREYTLDLEMVSVNPLLSYHGSSALRLSIYVGPYTF; from the exons ATGCAGGGTGCTTGTGTGTCAAACCTGtgcgtgtgcatatgtgtgtcaGTGCTCCTCCGCACTGCTATTTCACAGCCACCTACAGAAAGTGACACCTACACG GAATGCACAGATGGGTATCACTGGGACCCTCAGACTGAGCACTGTAAAG ATATAAACGAGTGTGAGACCATTCCAGATGCCTGCAAGGGGGAAATGAAGTGTTTCAACCACTACGGAGGGTACCTGTGCCTCCCTCGCTCTGCGTCAGTCATCCCAGCTCCGGAGCCTCCCATCACGCCCACCGAGCCCTTTAACCCCTGCCCTCTGGGCTATGAGCCGCAGGGAGAGAGCTGTGTCG atgtcGATGAGTGTGAGCGAGACGAACATGACTGCCAGCCCAGCCAGCAGTGTATCAACACACTGGGTGCCTTCACCTGCCAGTGTCCGGATGGTTACCGCAAGGTTGGCACAGAGTGTATCG acatcGATGAGTGCAGGTACAGATACTGCCAACATCGTTGTGTCAACGTCCCCGGTTCCTTCTCTTGCCAGTGTGAACCTGGTTTCCAGCTGGCAGGAAACAACCGATCTTGCATTG ATGTGAACGAATGTGACATGGGTGCCCCTTGCTCTCAGAGGTGTTACAACACATATGGGACCTTCCTCTGTCGCTGTGACCAGGGCTACGAGCTGGGGCCTGACGGCTTTGCTTGTAACG ACATCGATGAGTGCAGCTACTCCAGTTACCTGTGCCAGTACCAGTGTGTCAATGAGCCAGGGAAGTTCTCCTGTGTGTGCCCGGAAGGATACCAGCTGCTTGGAACCAGACTGTGCCAGG atataaatgaatgtgaaacaGGTGAACACCAGTGTACTGAGACACAGACATGTGTGAATATCCACGGACGATACCAGTGTGTGGACACCAACCGATGCCAAGACCCATACATCCAAGTGTCTGAGAA CCGCTGTGTGTGTCCTGTCAGCAAGCCCGCCTGTCGAGATCTGCCTTTCTCCATCGTCCACCGCTACATGACCATCACCTCGGAGCGCTCCGTCCCCTCCGACATCTTCCAGATTCAGGCCACCAGCGTCTCTCCGGGGGCTTACAACACCTTCCGCATCCGCTCCGGTGACGAGAACGGAGACTTCTACATCAGG CAAATCAATAATATCAGTGCCATGCTGGTGCTGGCCCGCGCTGTGTCGGGGCCCAGAGAGTACACGTTGGACCTGGAGATGGTGTCGGTTAACCCTCTGCTCAGCTACCATGGCAGCTCTGCCCTCAGACTCTCCATCTACGTCGGGCCGTACACCTTttaa